From the genome of Calliopsis andreniformis isolate RMS-2024a unplaced genomic scaffold, iyCalAndr_principal scaffold0022, whole genome shotgun sequence, one region includes:
- the LOC143186946 gene encoding synaptotagmin-9-like yields MDVHNIGIVTILGAFGAATGAISAVIVYAICVNHRRLSPILGRRPLNWFEKDLLNRVETQESLKDDFIGSKSHVISDQKNNILEQTDNNFDNEKWSFNYTYDSITNESPRGESDDISVSSISSFVPPLPEGAVVALEKHMVIVKTPPNVADACFKINNTEISTLSDYKMCPSLSTSSSEENKGELNIGLMYDTSTSILTVRLVEARNLCARELSGTANPYAKIRLLPDQNNVWQTKIHRRTLDPVFDEDFVFEITPELSLAAKTLEILLYDFDAFARHYNLGYVQLHLSSVINLLHSTFTFITIPILYYDAESEIKVPLQGKLMVSLSYQKPIEKLIIILVRAKNLSRVNNSTNTSLYVEVKIMQDGECTHKKRSSTQHDTNPVWNDIVDFDIHDKLLSKCIIEFSILQGNGELVAKCEVSNKHQKDLFHRVLAGKGASAQWLPLFKPKIYSDDRIKFKH; encoded by the exons ATGGATGTTCATAATATCGGAATTGTTACTATTTTGGGAGCATTTGGAGCTGCAACTGGAGCTATTTCAGCTGTTATCGTTTATGCAATTTGTGTTAACCACAGACGTTTATCTCCTATTTTAGGCAGAAGACCCCTCAATTG GTTTGAAAAAGATTTATTGAATAGAGTAGAAACACAAGAATCATTGAAAGATGACTTTATTGGTTCAAAGTCTCATGTTATTTCAGATCAAAAGAACAATATTTTAGAGCAAACTGATAATAACTTTGACAATGAAAAATGGTCATTTAATTATACATATGATAGCATTACAAATGAATCACCTAGAGGAG AATCTGATGACATTTCTGTGTCATCTATTAGCTCTTTTGTACCCCCTCTACCAGAAGGAGCCGTAGTTGCATTAGAAAAACACATGGTAATAGTAAAAACACCACCAAACGTAGCTGATGCATGTTTCAAAATCAATAATACTGAAATTAGCACACTTTCAGATTATAAG ATGTGTCCTTCATTATCAACTTCTTCATCTGAAGAAAACAAAGGTGAATTAAACATAGGTTTAATGTATGACACAAGTACTAGTATTCTTACTGTCAGACTTGTTGAG GCACGTAATCTTTGTGCAAGAGAATTAAGTGGCACTGCAAATCCTTATGCTAAGATACGTTTGCTACCTGATCAAAATAATGTATGGCAAACTAAAATACATAGACGGACTTTGGATCCTG TATTTGATGAGGACTTCGTTTTTGAAATTACACCTGAGTTATCACTAGCTGCGAAAACATTGGAAATTTTACTTTATGATTTTGATGCATTCGCCAGACATTACAATTTGGGTTACGTGCAACTTCATTTATCTTCAGTGATTAATCTCTTACATTCAACCTTCACCTTTATTACAATACCAATTCTTTATTATGACGCCGAAAGTGAGATTAAAGTACCACTTCAAGGGAAGCTTATGGTTTCTCTATCGTACCAAAAACctatagaaaaattaataattattctTGTCAGAGCAAAAAATTTATCTCGTGTTAATAACTCAACGAATACAAGTTTGTATGTAGAA GTGAAAATTATGCAAGATGGCGAATGTACTCATAAAAAAAGATCTAGTACACAACATGATACAAATCCTGTTTGGAATGATATTGTAGACTTTGATATTCATGATAAGCTATTATCTAAATGTATCATAGAATTTTCTATTTTACAAGGAAATGGAGAACTTGTAGCTAAATGTGAagtatctaacaaacatcaaaaaGACCTTTTTCATCGTGTATTGGCAGGAAAAGGTGCATCTGCACAATGGTTACCATTATTTAAACCAAAAATTTATTCTGATGATCGTATTAAATTCAAACACTAA
- the Nd-13a gene encoding NADH dehydrogenase (ubiquinone) 13 kDa A subunit, with translation MACKKVVGCFGTSIQTFKTNFPYIIVRNVHDVTSSSSKKVTHTGQLYDENDYRNVRFVDRPKEVNDNWAIKLIDEVPPSPVQEKIVACDGGGGPLGHPKVYINLDKPGNHACGYCGLRFYKDH, from the exons ATGGCGTGTAAAAAAGTCGTTGGATGTTTTGGAACATCAATTCAAACTTTTAAAACTAATTTTCCGTATATAATAGTACGTAATGTGCATGATGTAACTTCGAGTTCTAGTAAAAAAGTGACACATACTGGCCAG ttatatgatgaaaatgaTTATCGTAATGTAAGATTTGTAGATAGACCAAAAGAAGTTAATGACAATTGGGCTATTAAGTTAATAGATGAAGTTCCACCTTCACCTGTACAGGAGAAAATTGTAGCATGTGATGGTGGTGGTGGACCTTTAGGACATCCTAAAGTCTACATCAACTTA GATAAACCTGGCAACCATGCATGTGGATATTGTGGTTTGCGATTTTACAAAGATCATTGA
- the Sys1 gene encoding sys1 golgi trafficking protein yields MNNISGQFRKSVWDPFLIISQIVAVQSIMYFCLGLWIWITASFFGSTKSLDYAFHYKEIHVRDFAGRLVIIIFIVNALVGAFALWWLVQRTKQCMDFACTAHLIHLLCCWIYNASFPSTFSWWCLNIVSLSIMCVCGEFLCMKTELQAIPLGMNNHKTAL; encoded by the coding sequence ATGAATAACATTTCTGGACAATTTCGTAAATCAGTATGGGATCCCTTTCTTATAATATCTCAAATAGTTGCTGTCCAAAGCATTATGTATTTTTGCCTTGGATTATGGATTTGGATCACTGCTTCGTTTTTTGGATCAACAAAATCATTAGATTATGCTTTTCACTATAAGGAAATACATGTACGTGACTTTGCTGGTCGACTTGTTATAATTATCTTCATTGTAAATGCATTAGTTGGAGCTTTTGCATTATGGTGGTTAGTACAAAGAACAAAACAATGTATGGATTTTGCATGTACAGCACATCTTATACATTTGTTGTGTTGTTGGATATACAATGCAAGTTTTCCTTCAACCTTTAGTTGGTGGTGTTTAAATATCGTATCACTAAGTATAATGTGTGTTTGTGGGGAATTTCTCTGTATGAAGACTGAATTGCAAGCAATACCATTAGGTATGAATAACCACAAGACAGCTTTGTAA
- the LOC143186966 gene encoding cyclin-dependent kinase 20, which translates to MDKYLITGKIGEGAHGVVLKAYDIVAEKNVALKRLLLKNIKNGISTSIIREIKILQQLKHCNVIELLDAFPIGLDFIMVFEYMPTGLWEIIKDNEISLTSVQVKTYTKMILEGVAYIHGKNIIHRDLKPANLLINEKGILKIADFGLGRLMWKNKLRPYSHQIATRWYRAPELLYGARYYTSAIDMWSIGCIFGELLNKSPLFPGETDIEQLVIVLKYLGSPTPETWPELSTLPDFNKITFPYHKGITWEDIIEDAEDEAIDLISKILIYNSSNRLTANEALHHLYFHTKPYPSLQSVIKPINSHRNEIKQKEIDTNIQATVLFENLLTIA; encoded by the exons ATGGACAAATATTTAATTACTGGCAAAATTGGAGAAGGAGCACATGGAGTAGTATTAAAAGCATATGATATTGTAGCAGAGAAAAATGTTGCACTAAAAAGATTACttctgaaaaatattaaaaatggtatatctacatctattatacgtgaaataaaaattttgcaGCAACTAAAGCATTGTAAT GTAATAGAATTGTTGGATGCATTTCCCATTGGTTTAGACTTTATAATGGTTTTTGAATATATGCCAACAGGTTTATGGGAAATAATAAAAGATAATGAAATATCTTTAACATCAGTTCAAGTAAAGACATATACAAAGATGATTTTAGAGGGTGTTGCATATATCCATGGGAAAAATATAATACACAGG GATTTGAAACCTGCAAAtttattgattaatgaaaaaggaattttaaagattgctgattttGGCCTTGGAAGACTAATGTGGAAAAATAAGTTAAGACCGTATTCTCATCAAATTGCTACAAGATGGTATAGAGCCCCTGAGTTATTATATGGAGCACGATATTATACATCAGCTATTGATATGTGGTCCATTGGTTGTATTTTTGGTGAACTTCTCAATAAATCACCACTATTTCCA GGAGAAACTGATATTGAACAATTAGTTATAGTACTAAAATATTTAGGATCACCTACACCAGAAACATGGCCAGAATTAAGTACATTACCAGACTTTAATAAAATCACGTTTCCATATCACAAAGGAATAACATGGGAAGATATTATAGAAGATGCAGAAGATGAAGCTATTGATCTTATTAGTAAAATCCTTATTTATAATTCCTCAAATCGTCTAACAGCTAATGAA gcaTTAcatcatttatattttcacaCTAAACCTTATCCCAGTTTGCAAAGTGTAATAAAACCAATAAATAGTCATCGTAATGAAATAAAGCAAAAGGAAATTGATACAAACATACAAGCTACTGTACTCTTTGAAAATTTATTAACCATTGCTTAA